CTGCCGACCGAAACGACTCCCCCGATTCGCATTTTCGGAACCGAGTCGATTCGAGAAACGTTTGACGTCCTGTGCATGCAACAAGCGATCAACTCGCGGACGGCACCAGGCGTGACCGACTTGGTTTTGAACCCGGACGCCCACTGTGGATACGGAGCGCCGGTCGGATGCGTGATGGTTTCGCCGACGCACATCTATCCCGGCCCCGTTGGCGTGGACATCAAGTGCTCGATGAGCCTATTGCAACTCGACTTGCCCGCCGAAGCGATCGAGGACCGCAAGACTCGCCGCGCATTGATCTCGGCGATTTGCCAACGCACGCCCACCGGCGCCGGCCGCGGACAACGAAGCGTGCCCCAATCGCGGCACGTCAATCGAACGCTCGGTCAACAGTTGGTTGTCGAAGGCGCAAGCCGCGACGTTTGCAAAGCACTGGGGATCCCAACGGACTGGGCCTTCCGATGCGAAGATTCGTTCCACGTCGGACACGACGATTCGCCGAAATCGCTTGAGTCCCGACTCGACGAGCTGCTGGGCCGCCGCGACATGACCAACTTCAGCGAAAAGATGCAACAACTCGGTTCCTACGGTGGCGGAAATCATTTTGGTGAATGCGAAGTCGTTGCAGTCGGCCAGAGCGATCGTGCTCGCGATACTGCCAAGGCGTTCGGATTGATTGACGGCAACGTCGCGTTCTTGTCGCATTGTGGATCGCGAGGATTCGGTCACAACTTGGCAACCGGCCAGTTCAACAGCCTGCAAACAAAGTTCGTTCGCTGGGGCATTCCGTTGCCCGCGGGTGATCGCCAACTCGTCTACGCTCCCTTGGGAACGGACGAAGCGAACGACTACTTGGACGACATGGCGTTGGGGGCAAACTTCGCGACCGTGAACCACTTGCTGATCAACTCCCTCGTACTTGAAGCATTCCGGGAAGTGATTCCCGGCGCCCAAGGAAATCTCGTGTACTTCATCAGCCACAACATTGCTCGAAAAGAAATCGTGGACAACCGGTCCGCGTGGGTTCATCGCAAGGGTGCGACTCGCGCGATGCCGGCCGGTCACCATTCGTTGGCCGAGACTCCGTTTGCAAAAACGGGCCACCCCATTCTCTTACCTGGAAACCCTCGCGACGGATCTGCGGTGATGGTGGCCGATGACGGTGCGGCAGCGTCGTGCTTCAGCGTCAATCACGGCGCCGGTCGAGTCCTTGGTCGCCGGCATGCGAAGCGGGTCCTGGACCAAACGACGGTGGATGCAGAGCTAGACGCCGGCGATATTCTGAGCAACTGTCGCAAGTATCCGATCGACGAAGCACCGGCTGCCTACAAGGACTTCAACGAAGTCCTGCGGTCGGTCAAGACGGCGGGACTGGCAAGCGAAGTTGCACGATTGAAAGCACGCTTTGTGATCAAGGACGCCAGCAAGGCGGATGATTGATGATTGAAATCAACGGCACCCGAGGCGAGGGCGGCGGACAAATCGTTCGCTCGTCCCTCGCCCTGGCCGCGGTCACCGGGCAACCGGTGCGTATCGATAACATTCGCGGTGGACGCACCAAACCAGGCCTGCTGCGCCAGCACCTGACCGGCGTCCGCGCGATCACGCAAGTATGCAGCGCCGCCACTCAAGGCGATGAACTCGGCTCAGCCACGTTGACATTCGAGCCATCCCGCGCCGTTGGTGGAAACTATACGTTCGAGGTGGGATCGGCCGGGAGCGCAATCTTGGTTGCGCAAACGATCCTGCCAGCACTGTTATCTGCCGAGGAAGCGTCGGTCGTGACGATCGGCGGTGGCACGCACGCATCCTGGGCGCCACCGTTTGATTTTTTCGACCGATGCTTTTTGCCGCTTCTTCGCCGCATGGGTGGAAACGTCGAAGCCACGATTCACGCCCACGGTTTCTATCCGGCTGGTGGTGGCGAGATCGAACTGCGGGTCGAACCAATCGAGCAATGGCAGAGCTTGTCGCTACTAGAACGTACCGGAACGCTACGACCTCGGGTGCAATCGCTTGTTTCCAAAATCCCGATCTCGGTTGCCAATCGCGAGTGCAATGTGATTCGCCGTAAAGCGAATTGGGACGCCAAGGTTTGCGAAGCGATCGAAGTGCCTCGATCGGGCGGTCCCGGCAATGTCGTGATGATCGAACTGGGCTTCGACAACGTTACCGAACTGTTCATCGGCATCGGCAAGGTGGGTGTGCGAGCAGAACAAGTTGCGAGGTCAACGTTGCGAGAGGCACGGTCGTACCTAGCCGGAAACTTTCCCGTCGGCCAGTACCTTGCCGACCAGTTGCTGTTGCCGATGGGCATCGCCGCAAGCTGTGGTCAATCGAGCGAGATGAGAACCGGACCGCTGTCATTGCACAGCCAAACGCACATCGAAGTTTTGCAACAAATGCTCGATATTGAAATTGCGGCAACGACGAATGCCGACCAATCGGTTCGCGTTAGCATTTCGCCAAAGCATTGATGCGACACCACCGGGACAGGACTCGGGAATGCAACCCTGCCTTAACGGCGATTAAAAATTTTTCTTAGCGCGTTTTCCGCGGCGGACTGTGAATTGACAGGTTCCTTCGGGCGCAGATGACTCGGCAATTTCTGAGGTTCTTTTGAACCCACACCCTCGGTGCCGTGCCCATCTCCAGCCACGCCGTCGATTCCCTCTGAAACGGTTTCCGAAGCACTGGGTATTTGGATCGTGGTTTCAAA
Above is a window of Rubripirellula tenax DNA encoding:
- the rtcA gene encoding RNA 3'-terminal phosphate cyclase translates to MIEINGTRGEGGGQIVRSSLALAAVTGQPVRIDNIRGGRTKPGLLRQHLTGVRAITQVCSAATQGDELGSATLTFEPSRAVGGNYTFEVGSAGSAILVAQTILPALLSAEEASVVTIGGGTHASWAPPFDFFDRCFLPLLRRMGGNVEATIHAHGFYPAGGGEIELRVEPIEQWQSLSLLERTGTLRPRVQSLVSKIPISVANRECNVIRRKANWDAKVCEAIEVPRSGGPGNVVMIELGFDNVTELFIGIGKVGVRAEQVARSTLREARSYLAGNFPVGQYLADQLLLPMGIAASCGQSSEMRTGPLSLHSQTHIEVLQQMLDIEIAATTNADQSVRVSISPKH
- a CDS encoding RtcB family protein — translated: MTTETKRFTYTGPAMVSTGEATAILPTETTPPIRIFGTESIRETFDVLCMQQAINSRTAPGVTDLVLNPDAHCGYGAPVGCVMVSPTHIYPGPVGVDIKCSMSLLQLDLPAEAIEDRKTRRALISAICQRTPTGAGRGQRSVPQSRHVNRTLGQQLVVEGASRDVCKALGIPTDWAFRCEDSFHVGHDDSPKSLESRLDELLGRRDMTNFSEKMQQLGSYGGGNHFGECEVVAVGQSDRARDTAKAFGLIDGNVAFLSHCGSRGFGHNLATGQFNSLQTKFVRWGIPLPAGDRQLVYAPLGTDEANDYLDDMALGANFATVNHLLINSLVLEAFREVIPGAQGNLVYFISHNIARKEIVDNRSAWVHRKGATRAMPAGHHSLAETPFAKTGHPILLPGNPRDGSAVMVADDGAAASCFSVNHGAGRVLGRRHAKRVLDQTTVDAELDAGDILSNCRKYPIDEAPAAYKDFNEVLRSVKTAGLASEVARLKARFVIKDASKADD